A region from the Ichthyobacterium seriolicida genome encodes:
- the porD gene encoding type IX secretion system protein PorD, whose product MKYFLCCLLLFIRFFSFSQELNFNVMVNSDRVQETDKDIYVTMTNSIQDFFNNTIWTGKTYKSQEKINCSVIIAINQRGSSGYFNASLQIFSNRPVHDGSYITPVFSFHDKEFDFEYIEFQSIDFQKDSYISNLSSVLAFYAYSVIGLDKDCFSPLGGTEEFMIARDIAIMARNNGYRGWDSTQRRNRYSVIKELLDNRNKDFRLAFYDYHINGLDIMSTDLEKGKVNILKSLDVFKKFRELFLIQTLIEPKVDEIINIYDQYTTEQQKNMAKEILTDITSFKSDSWNN is encoded by the coding sequence ATGAAATATTTTTTGTGTTGTCTTTTACTTTTCATTAGATTTTTTTCTTTTTCTCAAGAATTAAATTTTAATGTAATGGTAAATAGTGATAGGGTACAAGAGACCGATAAGGATATATATGTCACTATGACAAACTCTATACAAGATTTCTTTAATAATACTATTTGGACTGGCAAGACATATAAATCACAAGAAAAAATAAATTGCAGTGTAATAATTGCTATAAATCAAAGGGGTTCTTCAGGTTATTTTAATGCTTCTTTGCAGATATTTTCTAACAGACCTGTTCATGACGGTTCTTATATCACGCCTGTATTTTCTTTTCACGATAAAGAATTTGACTTTGAATACATAGAGTTCCAGTCTATTGATTTTCAAAAGGATAGTTATATTTCCAATTTATCTTCTGTCTTAGCTTTTTATGCTTATTCTGTAATAGGTTTGGATAAAGATTGTTTTTCTCCTTTGGGGGGAACCGAAGAATTCATGATTGCAAGAGATATAGCTATAATGGCTAGAAATAACGGATATAGAGGATGGGATTCTACACAGAGAAGAAATAGATACAGTGTTATCAAGGAATTATTAGACAATAGAAATAAAGATTTTAGATTGGCTTTTTATGATTATCACATAAATGGATTAGATATCATGTCTACGGATTTGGAAAAGGGCAAGGTTAATATTCTAAAATCTTTAGATGTTTTTAAGAAGTTCAGAGAGTTATTTCTCATTCAAACGCTCATAGAACCTAAGGTAGATGAAATAATAAATATATATGATCAATATACTACTGAGCAACAGAAAAATATGGCCAAAGAAATTCTAACGGACATCACCTCCTTCAAAAGTGATAGTTGGAATAATTAA